One genomic window of Moorella glycerini includes the following:
- the tgt gene encoding tRNA guanosine(34) transglycosylase Tgt: MPAVTFTVLKRDRATGARLGRLKTPHGTVETPVFMPVGTQATVKTMTPEEVAGVGAQIILANTYHLYLRPGAAIIREAGGLHNFMHWEKPILTDSGGFQVFSLADLREISDAGVTFRSHLDGSTHFMGPVESMAVQEALGADIAMAFDECVAYPASREEIEAGVERTSRWAEICLQVHRREDQAVFGIIQGGVIPELRRRSAREITALDFPGYGIGGLSVGEPKELMYSILEDLQGYLPENKPRYLMGVGSPDCLIEGVKRGVDMFDCVLPTRIARNGTVMTTYGKLVVRNADYARDFRPLDPECDCYTCRHYSRAYIRHLLKADEILGLRLTTIHNLYFLLKLMRRIRQAIASNDLEAMAADFYTKYNSGKI, from the coding sequence TCGAAACGCCGGTCTTTATGCCCGTCGGCACCCAGGCCACCGTTAAAACCATGACGCCGGAAGAAGTGGCCGGAGTGGGAGCCCAAATCATCCTGGCCAATACCTATCACCTTTACCTCCGCCCGGGTGCCGCCATCATCCGGGAAGCCGGGGGCCTGCACAACTTCATGCACTGGGAAAAACCCATTCTCACCGACAGCGGCGGCTTCCAGGTCTTTAGCCTGGCCGATTTGCGGGAAATCAGCGATGCAGGCGTGACTTTTCGCTCCCACCTGGACGGCTCGACCCACTTCATGGGACCGGTGGAGTCTATGGCCGTCCAGGAAGCCCTGGGTGCCGATATTGCTATGGCCTTTGATGAGTGTGTCGCCTACCCGGCCAGCCGGGAAGAAATAGAAGCCGGCGTGGAGCGCACCAGTCGCTGGGCGGAAATTTGCCTGCAGGTCCACCGCCGGGAGGACCAGGCGGTGTTTGGCATTATCCAGGGCGGGGTAATTCCCGAATTGCGCCGCCGCAGCGCCCGGGAAATCACGGCCCTGGACTTTCCCGGTTACGGTATTGGGGGTTTAAGCGTCGGCGAACCCAAGGAATTGATGTACAGCATCCTGGAGGACCTGCAGGGATATCTACCCGAAAACAAGCCCCGGTATCTCATGGGGGTAGGTTCGCCGGACTGCCTGATTGAAGGGGTAAAAAGAGGGGTAGATATGTTTGACTGCGTCCTACCCACCCGCATTGCCCGCAACGGCACGGTAATGACCACTTACGGCAAGCTGGTGGTGCGGAACGCTGATTATGCCCGGGATTTCCGTCCCCTGGATCCGGAGTGCGACTGCTATACCTGCCGCCACTACAGCCGGGCCTACATCCGGCACCTGCTCAAGGCCGATGAAATCCTGGGTCTCAGGCTGACAACCATTCACAATTTATATTTCCTGCTGAAGCTGATGCGCCGTATTCGCCAGGCCATCGCCAGTAATGACCTGGAAGCAATGGCGGCCGACTTTTATACCAAATATAATTCGGGAAAAATCTAA
- a CDS encoding HD domain-containing protein, with amino-acid sequence MAPVTLEDVKRDPEVDALIVKGNEHLGAMGFTEHSHRHLNLVAKISYNVLEHLGYDRRLAELAAIAGYLHDIGNVISRQDHGQTGALLAYRILTRLGMPTAEVATIVGAIGNHEEEYGQAVNTVGAALILADKSDVHRSRVRNNDISTFDIHDRVNYAVQHSFLRVDASRRTITLELTIDLSISTPMEYFEIFLTRMIMCRRAAAFLDCHFGLVVNEARLL; translated from the coding sequence TTGGCTCCGGTGACCCTGGAAGATGTTAAAAGGGATCCCGAAGTAGACGCGCTGATTGTTAAAGGTAATGAACACCTGGGCGCCATGGGTTTTACCGAACACAGCCACCGCCATTTGAACCTGGTGGCGAAGATCAGCTATAACGTGCTTGAACACCTTGGTTATGACCGGAGGTTGGCCGAACTGGCGGCTATAGCCGGGTACCTGCATGATATCGGCAATGTGATCAGCCGGCAGGATCACGGCCAGACAGGCGCCCTGCTGGCTTACCGCATATTGACCCGCCTGGGCATGCCCACCGCTGAGGTAGCCACCATTGTGGGCGCCATCGGTAACCATGAAGAGGAATATGGCCAGGCCGTCAATACCGTAGGGGCGGCCCTCATCCTGGCGGATAAATCCGATGTCCATCGTTCCCGGGTGCGCAATAATGATATCAGCACCTTTGATATCCACGACCGGGTCAATTACGCCGTCCAGCACTCCTTTTTACGGGTAGATGCATCCAGGCGTACCATTACCCTGGAACTGACCATTGACCTCTCCATCAGTACGCCCATGGAGTATTTTGAGATCTTCCTGACGCGGATGATAATGTGCCGCCGGGCCGCTGCTTTCCTCGACTGCCATTTTGGGCTGGTGGTGAACGAGGCCCGGCTGCTGTAA
- the yajC gene encoding preprotein translocase subunit YajC: protein MQQWAGTIFYMLVFFGILYFLMIRPQQKQQKRRQEMLNGLKVDDRVVLAGGLHGRITKIKDKTLMIRIADRVEVEVDKGGVAYVPGQEE, encoded by the coding sequence ATGCAGCAATGGGCGGGAACCATTTTTTACATGTTAGTCTTCTTTGGAATACTTTATTTCCTGATGATCCGGCCCCAGCAAAAGCAACAAAAACGGCGCCAGGAGATGTTAAACGGCCTGAAGGTGGATGACCGGGTGGTCCTGGCCGGCGGGTTGCATGGCCGGATAACGAAAATCAAAGATAAAACCTTGATGATCCGCATTGCCGACAGGGTTGAGGTCGAGGTGGACAAGGGCGGGGTGGCCTATGTGCCGGGACAGGAGGAATAA